In Hoeflea ulvae, one genomic interval encodes:
- the cimA gene encoding citramalate synthase — protein sequence MKKDRIYLFDTTLRDGQQTPGIDFSVEDKIAIAGMLDQFGIDYVEGGYPGANPTDTAFFAESRTEKASFVAFGMTKRAGVSASNDPGLAGLIQASGDAVCLVAKSWDYHVKVALGCSNEENLQSISESVEAVIGAGKEALVDCEHFFDGYKNNRDYAVACARAAFEAGARWIVLCDTNGGTQPSEITRIISELIAEGIPGDRLGIHAHNDTGQAVANSLAAVEAGVRQIQGTLNGIGERCGNANLITLIPTLMLKPAFADRFETGIPPENLEGLTGLSHAFDELLNRSPPAQSPYVGASAFATKAGIHASALLKDPRTYEHVPPESVGNFRKVMVSDQGGKSNFINVLKRRGITVAKDDPKLDYLISLVKEREATGYAYEGADASFELLAHRTLGRVPEFFSVSSFRVMIERRFNAMGQITTVSEAVVKLVVDGVEMMSVAEGHGPVNALDIALRKDLGVYQSEIADLELVDYKVRILNGGTEAITRVLIESADGEGGRWWTVGVSDNIIDASFQALMDSIVFKLMKNRDMAGRVAAE from the coding sequence ATGAAAAAAGACCGCATCTACCTGTTCGACACCACGCTGCGCGATGGCCAGCAGACGCCGGGGATCGATTTTTCCGTCGAGGACAAGATCGCCATTGCCGGGATGCTCGATCAGTTCGGCATCGATTATGTCGAGGGCGGCTATCCCGGCGCCAATCCGACCGATACGGCGTTCTTTGCCGAGAGCCGCACCGAGAAGGCCTCCTTCGTCGCCTTTGGCATGACCAAGCGTGCCGGTGTGTCGGCGTCAAACGATCCCGGCCTTGCCGGTCTGATCCAGGCGTCTGGCGATGCGGTCTGCCTGGTCGCCAAGAGCTGGGATTACCACGTCAAGGTGGCGCTCGGCTGCTCCAACGAGGAGAACCTGCAATCGATCTCGGAATCGGTCGAGGCGGTCATCGGCGCGGGCAAGGAGGCGCTGGTCGACTGCGAGCATTTCTTCGACGGCTACAAGAACAATCGCGACTATGCCGTGGCCTGCGCCAGGGCAGCCTTTGAGGCTGGCGCGCGCTGGATCGTGCTGTGCGACACCAATGGCGGCACCCAGCCCTCGGAGATCACCCGGATCATTTCAGAGCTGATTGCCGAGGGCATTCCCGGCGACCGGCTCGGCATCCACGCCCACAATGACACCGGCCAGGCGGTGGCCAATTCGCTGGCTGCGGTGGAAGCCGGCGTGCGGCAGATCCAGGGCACGCTCAACGGCATCGGCGAGCGCTGCGGCAATGCCAATCTGATCACCCTGATCCCGACGCTGATGCTCAAGCCTGCCTTTGCCGACCGCTTCGAAACCGGTATTCCGCCGGAAAATCTCGAAGGCCTGACCGGACTCAGTCATGCTTTTGACGAGTTGCTCAACCGCTCGCCGCCGGCGCAGTCGCCCTATGTCGGGGCGTCCGCCTTCGCCACCAAGGCCGGCATTCACGCCTCGGCGCTGCTCAAGGACCCGCGCACCTATGAGCATGTGCCGCCCGAAAGTGTGGGCAATTTCCGCAAGGTGATGGTCTCGGACCAGGGCGGAAAATCCAATTTCATCAATGTGCTGAAGCGGCGCGGCATCACGGTCGCCAAGGATGATCCGAAGCTCGATTACCTGATCAGCCTGGTCAAGGAGCGCGAAGCCACCGGCTATGCCTATGAGGGGGCGGATGCGAGCTTCGAGCTGCTGGCGCACCGCACGCTGGGCCGGGTTCCGGAGTTCTTCTCGGTCAGCAGTTTCAGGGTGATGATCGAACGCCGCTTCAACGCCATGGGACAGATCACCACGGTTTCGGAAGCGGTGGTCAAGCTGGTGGTCGACGGCGTCGAGATGATGTCGGTCGCCGAAGGCCATGGCCCGGTCAATGCGCTCGACATCGCGCTGCGCAAGGATCTCGGCGTCTACCAGTCTGAGATCGCCGATCTCGAACTGGTCGACTACAAGGTCCGCATCCTCAATGGCGGCACCGAGGCGATCACCCGGGTGCTGATCGAATCCGCCGATGGCGAGGGCGGCCGCTGGTGGACCGTGGGCGTGTCCGACAACATTATCGATGCCTCTTTCCAGGCGCTGATGGATTCCATCGTCTTCAAGCTGATGAAGAACCGCGACATGGCGGGCAGGGTGGCGGCGGAATAG
- the rarD gene encoding EamA family transporter RarD, whose amino-acid sequence MATKTAPAPYDEDTPRGFAFALAAYLLWGFLPFYMKAVAHIPAVEVVAHRVVWSVPIAAVVLIFLGRTQDIRAALKSPRTMGMALITAALITVNWSIYVWSIAADRAIETALGYYINPLFSIFLGAVLLKESLDGRQKVSIALAVVAVALLAWESGGLPWVSVGLALSWGFYAFFKKSLPVGPNQGFFLEVLVLTIPALAYITYTEFNGTGHFGDTGSGDVLLLLGCGVVTAVPLMIYANGAKLLRLSTIGIMQYIAPTMIFVIAVFIFKEPFGPYKMAAFVLIWIALAIYTSSLLRSRKARQAAAAAAAVTSG is encoded by the coding sequence ATGGCGACCAAAACTGCCCCGGCGCCCTATGACGAAGACACGCCGCGCGGCTTTGCCTTTGCGCTGGCGGCCTATCTGCTGTGGGGATTCCTGCCGTTCTACATGAAGGCGGTGGCGCATATTCCGGCGGTCGAGGTGGTGGCGCACCGGGTGGTCTGGTCGGTGCCGATCGCCGCGGTGGTGCTGATTTTCTTGGGCCGGACCCAGGACATCCGGGCGGCGTTGAAATCACCGCGCACCATGGGCATGGCGCTGATCACCGCGGCGCTGATCACGGTCAACTGGAGCATCTATGTCTGGTCGATCGCTGCCGACAGGGCGATCGAGACCGCGCTGGGCTACTACATCAACCCTCTGTTTTCGATCTTCCTCGGCGCGGTGCTGCTCAAGGAAAGCCTGGACGGGCGCCAGAAGGTCTCCATCGCGCTGGCGGTGGTCGCCGTGGCGCTGCTGGCATGGGAATCGGGCGGTCTGCCCTGGGTCTCGGTCGGCCTGGCGCTGTCCTGGGGCTTTTACGCGTTCTTCAAGAAATCGCTTCCGGTCGGACCCAATCAGGGCTTCTTCCTCGAAGTGCTGGTGCTGACCATCCCGGCGCTCGCCTACATCACCTATACCGAGTTCAACGGGACCGGGCATTTCGGCGATACCGGATCGGGTGACGTGCTGTTGCTGCTTGGCTGCGGGGTGGTGACGGCCGTGCCGCTGATGATCTATGCCAATGGCGCCAAGCTGCTGCGGCTGTCGACCATCGGGATCATGCAATATATCGCGCCGACGATGATTTTCGTCATCGCGGTGTTCATCTTCAAGGAGCCGTTCGGTCCCTACAAGATGGCGGCCTTCGTGCTGATCTGGATCGCGCTGGCGATCTACACATCGTCGCTTTTGCGCAGCCGCAAGGCGCGGCAGGCCGCAGCAGCGGCTGCGGCTGTCACATCCGGTTGA
- the cysS gene encoding cysteine--tRNA ligase, with protein sequence MTELKFWNTLTRVKEEFTPIDPDNVRMYVCGPTVYDFAHIGNARPAIVFDVLFRLLRHVYGEEHVTYVRNLTDVDDKINARALRDYPDLPLNEAIAKVTEKTADRYHKDVAALGCLPPTHEPRATAHIDGMAKMIQTLIDKGNAYVTSGREGREVLFSVSSMPDYGKLSNRKLEDQQAGARIAVEDHKRNPGDFVLWKESASDEPGWDASFTEAGESVTIHGRPGWHIECSVMADQLLWQAPSQAGKLSQEAMAEPHKFDIHGGGLDLIFPHHENEIAQSCCAHGNDRMANLWMHNGFLQVEGKKMSKSDGNFVTIAELLETDKFGGRKWPGEVLRLAMLMTHYREPIDFSVKRLEEAASKLYDLNSACHGAAVQDLPRSIVECLANDLNFSQVLVALSELRSEIASSVHGKTPEEKAGELRSALEFLGLYYSGPSSDLFGYVVKDYPTDAEISVLSGQRLELIAAKNWPEADKIRDELLEQGIQLKDGKDPETGERVTTWEVKR encoded by the coding sequence ATGACCGAACTCAAATTCTGGAACACTCTGACGCGGGTCAAGGAGGAGTTTACGCCGATCGATCCGGACAATGTGCGGATGTATGTCTGCGGCCCGACGGTCTATGATTTCGCCCATATCGGCAATGCCCGCCCGGCGATCGTCTTCGATGTGCTGTTCCGGCTGCTGCGCCATGTCTATGGTGAGGAGCACGTCACCTATGTGCGCAACCTCACCGATGTCGACGACAAGATCAACGCTCGCGCCTTGCGCGATTATCCCGATCTGCCGCTCAATGAAGCGATTGCCAAGGTGACCGAGAAGACGGCTGACCGCTACCACAAGGATGTCGCGGCACTCGGCTGTCTGCCGCCGACGCATGAGCCGCGCGCCACCGCCCATATCGATGGCATGGCCAAGATGATCCAGACGTTGATCGACAAGGGCAATGCCTATGTGACGTCGGGCCGGGAAGGGCGGGAGGTGCTGTTTTCGGTGAGCTCAATGCCGGACTATGGCAAGCTGTCCAACCGCAAGCTCGAGGACCAGCAGGCCGGCGCCCGCATCGCGGTGGAGGATCACAAGCGCAATCCGGGGGATTTCGTGCTGTGGAAAGAATCCGCGAGCGACGAGCCCGGCTGGGATGCAAGCTTCACCGAGGCCGGCGAGTCCGTCACCATTCACGGCCGCCCGGGCTGGCACATCGAATGCTCGGTGATGGCCGATCAACTGCTCTGGCAGGCCCCCAGCCAGGCCGGAAAGCTGTCGCAAGAAGCAATGGCCGAGCCGCACAAATTCGACATCCATGGCGGCGGTCTCGACCTGATCTTCCCGCACCACGAAAACGAGATCGCCCAGTCCTGCTGCGCCCACGGCAATGACCGGATGGCCAATCTGTGGATGCACAACGGCTTCCTGCAGGTCGAAGGCAAGAAGATGTCGAAGTCCGACGGCAATTTCGTGACGATTGCGGAATTGTTGGAAACCGACAAATTCGGAGGTCGCAAATGGCCCGGCGAAGTGCTGCGGCTGGCCATGCTGATGACGCATTACCGCGAGCCGATCGATTTTAGCGTGAAGCGGCTGGAGGAGGCGGCTAGCAAGCTCTACGACTTAAATTCAGCTTGTCATGGAGCTGCAGTTCAGGATTTGCCACGATCTATAGTTGAATGTTTGGCAAATGATTTGAATTTTTCGCAGGTGCTGGTGGCCCTGTCCGAATTGCGCAGTGAAATCGCAAGCTCAGTTCATGGCAAGACGCCGGAAGAAAAAGCGGGTGAGCTCAGGAGTGCGCTCGAATTCTTGGGTTTGTATTATTCTGGACCCTCGTCCGACTTGTTCGGTTATGTGGTCAAAGACTATCCAACCGATGCAGAGATTTCCGTACTAAGCGGCCAACGCCTCGAACTTATCGCCGCCAAAAACTGGCCCGAAGCCGACAAGATCCGCGACGAATTGCTTGAGCAGGGAATCCAGCTCAAGGATGGCAAGGATCCGGAGACTGGTGAGCGGGTGACGACCTGGGAGGTCAAGCGGTGA
- a CDS encoding ArsR/SmtB family transcription factor: MNVSGHPLETGDDAVARKLAALAHPARLRLLRHLGATESCCVKDLTCGAGLAQSTVSQHLKVLVEADLVSFRAERQCSRYTVNAEALRQLASIIGQTLDHCCGSACCAEQGGENSDIERQADTPAA, from the coding sequence ATGAATGTATCCGGACACCCACTCGAGACGGGCGATGACGCGGTGGCGCGCAAGCTGGCGGCCCTGGCACATCCCGCCCGGCTGCGGCTGCTCAGGCATCTGGGCGCCACCGAAAGCTGCTGCGTCAAGGATCTGACCTGCGGGGCCGGGCTGGCCCAGTCGACGGTCTCGCAGCATCTCAAGGTGCTTGTCGAGGCCGATCTGGTCAGTTTCCGGGCCGAACGGCAATGCTCCCGATACACCGTCAACGCCGAAGCCCTGCGTCAGCTTGCAAGCATCATCGGGCAAACGCTTGATCATTGCTGCGGCAGCGCCTGTTGCGCCGAGCAGGGTGGCGAGAATTCAGATATCGAACGGCAGGCGGACACACCGGCAGCCTGA
- a CDS encoding endonuclease domain-containing protein, translating into MPHSNITPKTRERARKLRTELTRAEAKMWNLLRDFRPRGARFRRETPIGPYIADFAWLSKKIVIEVDGDSHETVQGRARDRVRDAWMKQQGYAVLRFDNADLIEAEDHVFLEIEKTISRYLDDH; encoded by the coding sequence ATGCCCCATTCCAACATCACGCCCAAGACCCGCGAGCGAGCCCGCAAGCTGCGCACGGAGCTGACGCGCGCCGAGGCGAAGATGTGGAATTTGCTACGCGATTTCCGGCCGCGTGGGGCACGCTTTCGGCGGGAAACGCCGATTGGTCCCTATATCGCCGATTTTGCCTGGCTGTCGAAAAAGATTGTCATCGAGGTTGATGGTGACAGCCATGAAACGGTTCAGGGGCGTGCCCGGGACCGGGTTCGTGATGCGTGGATGAAACAGCAGGGCTACGCTGTGCTCCGGTTTGACAATGCAGACCTGATTGAAGCCGAAGATCACGTTTTCCTGGAAATCGAAAAAACCATCAGCAGGTACCTTGATGACCACTGA
- a CDS encoding LysE/ArgO family amino acid transporter, with product MTPLFAPAVSGLLLGGSLIIAIGAQNAFILRQGLLRQHVFILCLICALSDAVLIGLGVAGLGAIISGSKILIGVVTLGGAAFLAVYAFLAFRRAISPSGLEAARSGPASLKAAVLTCLAFTFLNPHVYLDTVLLVGGLSGRYEGTARLAFAIGAMSSSFIWFFGLGYGARVLEPLFLKPSAWRVLDGLIAAVMAALSLSLLYRFFAG from the coding sequence ATGACACCCCTTTTCGCCCCGGCCGTTTCCGGCCTGCTGCTTGGCGGCTCGCTCATCATCGCCATCGGCGCGCAGAATGCCTTTATCCTGCGGCAGGGGTTGCTGCGTCAGCACGTCTTCATCCTCTGCCTGATCTGCGCTCTGTCAGATGCCGTGCTGATCGGGCTTGGCGTCGCCGGGCTTGGCGCGATCATTTCAGGTTCGAAAATCCTGATCGGTGTGGTGACGCTCGGCGGGGCGGCATTTCTCGCGGTCTATGCGTTCCTGGCGTTCCGGCGGGCGATCTCCCCGTCCGGGCTGGAAGCGGCCAGATCCGGTCCCGCATCGCTCAAGGCTGCGGTGCTGACCTGCCTCGCCTTCACCTTCCTCAATCCGCATGTCTATCTCGACACCGTGCTGCTGGTCGGCGGATTGAGCGGACGTTACGAGGGCACCGCACGGCTGGCGTTTGCCATCGGGGCGATGTCGTCGTCGTTCATCTGGTTTTTCGGGCTTGGCTATGGCGCGCGGGTGCTGGAACCGCTGTTTTTGAAGCCCTCGGCCTGGCGGGTGCTCGACGGGTTGATCGCGGCGGTGATGGCGGCGCTGTCGCTGTCGCTGCTCTACCGGTTTTTCGCCGGCTGA
- a CDS encoding TIGR00730 family Rossman fold protein, with amino-acid sequence MNIHSASIKSICVYCGSQPGRDPAYRAAAEILGRAMAENGIDLVYGGGTKGIMGAVADAVMAHGGKAIGIIPEFLMDKEASEESLGRLNELHVTRDMHERKHMMFERSDAFVTLPGGIGTLEEIIEIMTWAQLGRHTKPMVFANINGFWDPLNALIGHMTGEGFIHTAHLVRPLVIDQTEEIVPTILAAARSGTEEGEPELINRM; translated from the coding sequence ATGAACATACATTCCGCCTCCATCAAATCCATCTGCGTCTATTGCGGCTCACAGCCCGGACGCGACCCGGCCTATCGTGCAGCGGCTGAAATTCTCGGCCGCGCCATGGCCGAAAACGGCATCGATCTGGTCTATGGCGGCGGAACCAAGGGCATCATGGGCGCAGTCGCCGACGCGGTGATGGCCCATGGCGGCAAAGCCATTGGCATCATTCCCGAATTCCTGATGGACAAGGAAGCCTCGGAGGAATCGCTCGGCCGCCTCAACGAGCTGCACGTCACCCGGGACATGCATGAACGCAAGCACATGATGTTCGAGCGCTCCGACGCTTTCGTCACCTTGCCCGGCGGCATCGGAACGCTCGAGGAAATCATCGAGATCATGACCTGGGCACAGCTTGGGCGGCACACCAAACCGATGGTATTTGCCAATATCAACGGCTTCTGGGATCCGCTCAATGCCCTGATCGGGCACATGACGGGCGAAGGCTTCATCCACACCGCGCATCTGGTGCGGCCGCTGGTGATCGATCAGACCGAAGAGATCGTGCCGACGATTCTCGCCGCCGCACGCAGCGGCACCGAAGAGGGCGAGCCCGAGCTGATCAACCGGATGTGA
- a CDS encoding Ig-like domain-containing protein, translating into MMNFGAGLAKIAGVMKMGTVLPAIAGVIVAATVGTYYVAPQLLGQAEETPSEPAQVSSLMGKDTAATDAAPAEAPAVVSDAQTDQTADPETAADTTEAPSFDLLRVEPDGSTVIAGRAEPGTKLDIMNGETVIASTSVGATGDFAAVLDTPLAAGDHLLTLRNVSADGAVRQSAEVATVSVPKSASGELLAMVSKPGEASRIMAQPVAPAEEKTTETAAETPAPAPMADAADAVNDETADETAQSATSDASPAEAEPEDAPAQVVADASADAQPAVETPALPDASGLLTTSAPEVALTDEGTVEPAGTEAAAPAEQEPDVDVAMVTPDPVEEPKAAEIPSDSNVRVDAIEIEGDRIFIAGSATPGFSVRVSADGAVIGTEKADETGRFIIEATAELSVGDHIISADLLDRDGKTVLLRASVPFNRPEGEALAAVAPGEPAATDPAAEGATTAAPGELVMPDLSGLSQMREEAFGALTALEGMVSGPDAPDASAVTAALKDTVSKLTAAATAELPAGSSAEASAMAQSMRAQANAALTVLKPMADGGDDLLADPARTREMLKQAETGLSEPSSLDVAAANAPQAATGAAAQSGEPRTIVQAPLASTPGAVIIRRGDTLWQISRRTYGQGVRYTTIYVANKSQIQNPDRIKPGQVFSVPESPLENAEELHKQLLDAGNRS; encoded by the coding sequence ATGATGAATTTTGGCGCCGGTTTGGCGAAGATCGCCGGTGTGATGAAAATGGGTACGGTTCTGCCGGCGATCGCAGGTGTGATCGTCGCGGCGACTGTCGGCACCTATTATGTCGCGCCCCAGCTTCTCGGCCAGGCTGAAGAGACACCGTCCGAGCCCGCGCAAGTGTCCAGCCTGATGGGCAAGGACACGGCTGCCACCGATGCCGCTCCGGCCGAAGCGCCGGCCGTTGTGTCCGATGCGCAGACGGACCAGACAGCCGATCCGGAAACTGCCGCCGACACCACCGAGGCGCCGAGCTTCGATCTGCTCAGGGTCGAGCCGGATGGTTCGACGGTGATTGCCGGAAGGGCCGAACCCGGAACCAAGCTCGACATCATGAATGGCGAGACGGTGATCGCCTCGACATCGGTTGGCGCCACCGGAGATTTCGCAGCCGTGCTCGACACGCCTCTGGCGGCTGGCGATCACCTCCTGACGCTCCGCAATGTCAGCGCCGACGGGGCCGTGCGCCAGTCGGCCGAGGTCGCCACGGTGTCGGTGCCGAAATCGGCCAGCGGCGAATTGCTGGCCATGGTCAGCAAGCCGGGCGAGGCGAGCCGGATCATGGCGCAGCCGGTCGCCCCGGCTGAAGAGAAAACAACGGAAACGGCTGCGGAAACACCGGCACCCGCCCCAATGGCCGATGCCGCCGACGCCGTAAATGACGAGACTGCGGACGAAACCGCTCAATCCGCAACAAGTGACGCGAGCCCTGCAGAGGCTGAGCCGGAAGACGCGCCCGCGCAAGTGGTGGCCGACGCGTCCGCTGACGCGCAGCCAGCCGTCGAAACCCCGGCGCTGCCTGATGCCTCCGGGCTCTTGACCACTTCGGCGCCCGAGGTTGCGTTGACCGATGAGGGAACCGTTGAACCGGCCGGCACGGAAGCCGCAGCACCGGCGGAGCAGGAACCCGATGTCGACGTCGCCATGGTGACGCCCGATCCCGTGGAAGAGCCGAAGGCGGCGGAAATCCCGTCCGATTCCAATGTGCGTGTCGACGCGATTGAAATCGAGGGGGATCGCATTTTCATCGCCGGATCGGCGACGCCGGGCTTTTCGGTCCGGGTCTCGGCCGATGGCGCCGTGATCGGCACCGAAAAGGCCGACGAGACCGGACGTTTCATCATCGAAGCCACTGCCGAACTTTCGGTCGGTGACCATATCATCAGCGCAGACCTGTTGGATCGCGACGGGAAGACGGTGTTGTTGCGCGCCAGCGTGCCGTTCAACCGGCCGGAGGGCGAAGCCCTTGCCGCCGTGGCTCCGGGCGAACCGGCGGCGACGGATCCGGCTGCAGAGGGCGCGACCACTGCTGCCCCGGGCGAACTGGTCATGCCTGACCTGTCCGGATTGTCGCAGATGCGCGAAGAGGCGTTTGGCGCCCTGACGGCCCTGGAGGGAATGGTCTCCGGGCCCGATGCGCCGGATGCGTCTGCGGTCACGGCCGCGTTGAAGGACACGGTTTCCAAGCTTACGGCTGCAGCAACGGCTGAATTGCCGGCAGGAAGCAGCGCCGAGGCCTCGGCGATGGCCCAATCGATGCGGGCCCAGGCGAACGCGGCGCTCACCGTGCTCAAGCCGATGGCCGATGGCGGAGACGATCTGCTGGCAGATCCGGCCAGGACGCGCGAAATGCTCAAACAGGCCGAAACCGGGCTGTCCGAGCCGTCGAGCCTTGACGTGGCCGCTGCCAATGCACCGCAAGCCGCGACAGGCGCTGCCGCGCAATCGGGCGAGCCGCGGACCATCGTCCAGGCGCCGCTGGCCTCGACACCGGGGGCCGTGATCATCCGGCGCGGCGACACGCTGTGGCAGATCTCGCGGCGGACCTATGGACAGGGTGTGCGCTACACCACGATCTATGTGGCCAACAAGTCGCAGATCCAGAATCCGGACCGGATCAAGCCGGGACAGGTGTTCTCGGTGCCCGAAAGCCCGCTGGAGAATGCCGAAGAGTTGCACAAGCAGTTGCTGGATGCCGGCAACAGGTCCTGA
- a CDS encoding GFA family protein, producing MTGVHSGGCQCGAIRYRVEGALDYAHLCHCRMCQKAAGNYFMPLGFAPGKTLTITRGEPGWFQSSDPVRRGFCRDCGTPLFFDTLQSDGMAVTLGSLDDPAAFPPIAQDGIETRMPFHAAHGSLPGKNVDRDDLPGGLTSIAASNHQHPDHDTDSWPEEGRS from the coding sequence ATGACGGGAGTTCACTCCGGCGGCTGCCAGTGCGGCGCAATTCGCTACCGCGTCGAGGGCGCGCTTGACTATGCGCATCTGTGCCATTGCCGCATGTGCCAGAAGGCTGCGGGCAACTATTTCATGCCGCTCGGTTTCGCGCCCGGCAAGACGCTGACCATCACCCGGGGCGAACCGGGCTGGTTCCAGTCGTCTGATCCGGTGCGGCGCGGGTTTTGCCGGGATTGCGGTACGCCGCTGTTTTTCGACACGCTGCAATCGGACGGCATGGCGGTGACGCTTGGCAGCCTTGATGATCCGGCGGCGTTTCCACCGATTGCTCAGGACGGGATTGAAACACGCATGCCGTTTCATGCGGCGCACGGCAGTTTGCCGGGCAAGAATGTCGACCGCGATGATCTGCCGGGCGGGCTTACCAGCATTGCCGCGAGCAATCATCAGCATCCGGATCACGACACGGATAGCTGGCCCGAGGAGGGCAGATCATGA
- a CDS encoding GFA family protein, translating into MSAEIHSGGCQCGAVRFRLTGAPGTSSVCYCRMCQKASASQALALVSVGEAAIEWTRGAPSWFQSSDAVRRGFCSACGTPLAYDAPDGLALTVLAFDDPDTVPPTIAYGVEGKRIWCDGIPSLPERQSLEDPDAVSFLKTLISYQHPDRDTEAWPPEPKT; encoded by the coding sequence ATGAGTGCGGAAATTCATTCGGGCGGTTGCCAGTGTGGCGCGGTGCGGTTCCGGCTCACCGGGGCGCCCGGCACATCATCCGTCTGCTATTGCCGGATGTGCCAAAAAGCCTCTGCCAGTCAGGCGCTGGCGCTGGTTTCGGTGGGCGAGGCGGCGATCGAATGGACCCGCGGCGCACCGTCCTGGTTTCAAAGTTCGGACGCGGTACGGCGCGGATTTTGCAGCGCCTGCGGAACGCCGCTGGCCTATGATGCGCCGGACGGGCTGGCGCTGACGGTGCTGGCGTTTGACGATCCCGATACCGTGCCGCCGACGATCGCCTATGGTGTCGAGGGCAAGCGGATCTGGTGCGACGGCATCCCGTCGTTGCCCGAGCGGCAGTCGCTGGAAGACCCGGACGCGGTGAGTTTTCTCAAAACGCTGATCAGTTATCAGCACCCCGACCGTGACACCGAAGCCTGGCCGCCGGAGCCGAAGACATGA
- the pip gene encoding prolyl aminopeptidase, with translation MSDLRGLYPEIEPFDSGFLDTGDGHQVYWERVGTMGAKPAVFLHGGPGGGFGPVHRRLFDPALYDVILFDQRGCGRSTPFASLDNNTTWDLVADIERLREMAGFEQWLVFGGSWGSTLALAYAETHPAHVSELVLRGIYTLTRAELDWYYQVGVSEMFPDKWERFLAPIPEAERGDLMVAYRKRLVGDDQAEQIAAAKAWSAWEGETITLLPEPSTSDKFHEDKFALAFARIENHFFVHNGWLEEGQLLRDAHKLADIDGVIVHGRYDMPCPARIAWQLHKAWPRAGFHLIEGAGHAFSEPGILDQLIRATDRFAGKADA, from the coding sequence ATGAGTGACTTGCGTGGATTGTACCCGGAGATCGAACCATTCGACAGCGGCTTTCTCGATACTGGCGACGGGCATCAGGTCTATTGGGAGCGCGTCGGCACAATGGGCGCCAAGCCGGCGGTGTTTCTGCATGGCGGGCCGGGCGGCGGCTTCGGTCCGGTGCATAGGCGGCTGTTTGATCCCGCACTTTATGACGTGATCCTGTTTGACCAGCGCGGCTGCGGCCGCTCGACGCCGTTTGCCTCGCTCGACAACAACACCACCTGGGATCTGGTTGCGGACATCGAGCGGCTCAGAGAGATGGCAGGGTTTGAGCAATGGCTGGTCTTTGGCGGCTCCTGGGGCTCGACGCTGGCGCTGGCCTATGCCGAGACCCATCCGGCGCATGTCAGCGAACTGGTGCTGCGCGGCATCTACACGCTGACCAGGGCCGAACTCGACTGGTATTATCAGGTCGGCGTCTCGGAGATGTTTCCCGACAAATGGGAGCGCTTCCTGGCACCGATCCCGGAGGCCGAGCGCGGCGACCTGATGGTGGCCTACCGCAAGCGGCTGGTGGGGGATGACCAGGCCGAGCAGATTGCGGCGGCGAAAGCCTGGAGCGCCTGGGAGGGCGAGACCATCACGCTGCTGCCCGAACCCTCAACCAGTGATAAGTTTCACGAGGACAAGTTCGCGCTGGCCTTCGCCCGGATCGAGAACCATTTCTTCGTCCACAATGGCTGGCTGGAAGAGGGGCAATTGCTGCGCGACGCCCACAAGCTGGCTGATATCGACGGCGTGATCGTGCATGGGCGTTACGACATGCCGTGCCCGGCGCGCATCGCCTGGCAATTGCACAAGGCCTGGCCGCGCGCCGGCTTCCACCTGATCGAGGGCGCAGGCCATGCGTTTTCCGAGCCGGGGATTCTGGATCAACTGATACGGGCGACGGACAGATTTGCGGGGAAAGCCGATGCTTGA
- a CDS encoding VOC family protein — protein sequence MTTELKMMLDHVSLSVADMDSAKRFYAAILAELGMELVGEVTAEQSGSVAHAGFGIGRKGQLWIAEDGLQTPSAHICFRADSRRAVRAFHAAGLAHGGSDNGAPGIREIYHPEYYAAFVTDPEGHNIEAVCFEPEDEQ from the coding sequence ATGACCACTGAACTGAAAATGATGCTGGATCACGTCAGTCTCAGCGTTGCCGACATGGATAGCGCCAAGCGGTTTTATGCGGCCATTCTTGCCGAACTGGGCATGGAGCTGGTCGGTGAGGTGACGGCGGAGCAATCGGGCTCGGTGGCCCATGCCGGGTTTGGCATTGGCCGCAAGGGGCAGTTGTGGATTGCGGAGGACGGGCTGCAGACACCGTCGGCGCATATCTGTTTCCGGGCAGATTCGCGCAGAGCGGTTCGCGCCTTTCATGCCGCAGGGCTTGCCCATGGCGGCAGCGACAATGGCGCGCCGGGCATTCGCGAGATCTATCATCCGGAGTATTACGCGGCCTTCGTCACGGACCCGGAAGGCCACAACATCGAGGCGGTCTGCTTTGAGCCGGAGGACGAACAATGA